DNA from Canis lupus baileyi chromosome 6, mCanLup2.hap1, whole genome shotgun sequence:
CTGATTGAGCACGACCCAGTTTGGATCAATCTGAGCATCACCCTCAGGATCCAGGACAACAGTCTGATAGGCTCGAAAATCTGTGAGGGTCACCTCTGCACTTTCAGGGCACACATCCAGGGGATCTACCACCGCATCATTGTCAAAATCATCCTCACACACATCACCAACGCCATTGCCTGGGCAGAGTGAAGCCAGGCATTCAGGAAGGCCTGGTCGTGGCCTCTAGACAACACTACCAACTGTTGGGCCTTGTCTTCCTGACTTCCCCCTGGCAGCACCTACCACCTCCCCCTGGGTAGGACTCCCACCAGTGCCATCCTCTGTGGGACCCCAGCCTTACCATCTGAGTCCTTCTGATTGGGATTGGGTACCAGGCGACAGTTATCAGGACCAGGAGGCACATAGTCTGGGACCccatcattgtcatcatcccCATCACACTCATCTCCAAGTCCATCATTGTCTGAGTCCAGCTGGGAGCTGTTTGGCAGCTGTGGGCAGTTGTCTTTGGTGTCCTGATGTCCATCCCCATCACTGCCCAGAAGAGGCATCGAGTAAAAGCTCTAAAAGTACCAAGTCCATCCCCTCTCTTCTGCTCAGGAGTCTGGGGTGTGCCCTCCATTCAGCCACATTCCCTGCAGTCAGCCAGGTGAGGCGAAGCTCCAACAGCAAAAGTGGGGGGTAGCCTAGGGGAGTGACTTCCCACCCAATAGTAGTGGAGAATCAATTAAGCTGTACAGGAAGTAGAAAACAGACTGGAGGAAAGTAAAGGAGCCCGGATGAGACCAGCTATTTCCTGGCGCCCCCTACCTGTCCTCATTGGTGTCACAGACATCCCCCACCAGGTCACTGTCTGCATCTGTCTGAGAGAGAGGGGCCTGTTCTCACCATCTCTTGATAACTCTGAAGACAATGGCCACACTGCTTCCCATGTGAAGGGCTGGGGCTTTACCTCCTGTCCTCCCCATCCCCTGTACCTGGGTAGGATTGCTCATTTCAGGGCAGCTGTCACAGGCGTCTCCTACCCCATCCTCGTCCCTGTCTGTCTGCAGGGGGTTGGGGACTTTAGGACAATTGTCTAATCCATTGGGGATGCCTACGAGACACGCAGGTTGCACAAGGTTGTCACTACAACATGTCACACTCTTTTGGGGTCAGCGAAAGCCCAGAGCTTGTCTCCCACTCAGAGGACAGCAGGTTAGAGAATCCACCAGGACCCCCTTGCCCactcctgcctccccctgcctccttctTCACGTCTCCAGGGACTTCTGCCAGCCCACCTACCCCCACCACAGGTCTCACACTGCCCAACTGCccttcattcccaccagcatccGAATCCTCACAGGCCTCCCAGTCCCCCCGGCCCCAGCTGCACCGTCCCCATCCACATCGTTGTCACATGCGTCCCCTTCCCCGTTGCCGTCTGTGTCCTTCTGGTCATTGTTGGGAACGTTGGGGCAGTTGTCACAGGCATCCCCGAATGAATCTGTATCAGAGTTTTGCTGGTCCTTGTTGGGGAACAGCCGGCAGTTGTCCTGGGGCGGGACAAAGAGTCAGGCTTCCCTTGCCCCACTGGCCACCCAGCCCTCACCTTATCCCTGAGCCCTTGTCTGCCATCACTTCTCAGGATGGCCTGCCTGCCCACCCTCCATGTGATCCATCTTGTCCTCCCAAACTGAGTACTGGGGCCCGTCCTGCAGAGCTGCCAGGGACTGAGGGGGTTGTGGCAGGGTTATGGGACAAGGTgtggaggggagcagaggagccACCTCGACATTCTTGATCCCATCCCCGTCAGCATCATCGTCACACTGGTCCCCCACGCCATCATTATCAGCATCTTCCTGCCCAGAGTTGGGTGTCAAAAGGCAATTGTCCTAAATGTCAGGGGAGAAGCTCAGATGAGTCGTGGCCTGCCCCAGCCTGGATGCCCACCACAGCCCGCCCgcctgcctgccccccccacctgctTGCAGTGCTTATTGTTGTCCATGCATGGCAGGGCCTGGTCCGGGTAGCCATCAATGTCCGTGTCGGTCCCACACACGTTCCCATTCCCGGCCCAGCCCACATTACACTGAGTAAAAAAAGGGGAGCAGTGAGGGCCAGTAGGGCTCTTCACACCCCAGTTCCATTCTCCCCAGCCAGTTCCCGGGGCCCTTTCCCatgtggggccccatcccaggccctAAGTAGGTTCATGGCCCTCCCCCTTTCTCCAGATTCTCCTGTTCCTCTCAGGCCCCAGGCCTAGCTCACCGAGCAGGATACTGCCCCATTGCGTTCAAAGAGACAGTGCGCGTGGACATGGCAGGGGCTGTGGGCTGGGCTGTGGCAGGTGCGGGCTGGGAAGCAGCCCTGGCTCTGGTTGCCCAGGAAGCCCAGGCGACAGGGACCACACTTGAAAGAGCCCTAAGGACAGGGAAGCAACGTCTCAGGAAGGAGGGTCAGCCTGCCCAGCACCTTGGACCAACACTGACCCACTTGAGGGGTGTCCACAGGCACACCCAGCTTGATGCCAGCTAAACCCAGCAGTACCTTTGGGCTCTCCTGGCAGCCTGTCCATGTGTATCCCAGCCCTAGTTTTCAGGGGAGGATGCTGAGGCTCTGGAAGGCTGCTAAAGGTCACAGCGGAAATGGACCCAGAATTCCCAACCTGTGTGTGCAACATCTATGTGGACTGCCCAAGAGGAGGAGGTGGCCACGCAACAGGTTTGAAGTGGCCGCACACCCCAGCACCACAGACACATACTCGGGGCACTTGGCTCACCACAGTGTTGGTGCAGATGGAGTTTGGGTCACAGCCACCATTGTTCCCATCGTTGCACTCGTCCACATCATTGCAGACCTGAAGGGGCAGACTCTGGGTAGAACCAGACTGACGGCAGGTCTCCTCCAGCAAAGCCAGTGCACACACCCAATCCCACTCATCACAACGACCCCAGATCCAGCCTAGATACCCTTGGTCCCCATGAGATCAACACCTCATCTTCACACTCTGCCCAAGCTAACCTGTTTGCTGGCACGGGCATAGTCGATGCCCACACCGGACACACGAGTGCCTTTGTAGCCTCGAGGACAGGCTTCACAGTGGAAGCCAGGCATGGTGTTGATGCAGCTGACCCCAGGGAAGCAAGGGTCAGCGTGAGCACACTGGGGGCAGAGGACAAAACAATCAGTAGTCAGGCCCGCCTGTGCTTTTCTCTCCACCCGGCTTCACTGCACTCTGATGCCTGCCCCTGGGCCCCTAAGCTCCCTCCCAGCAAGGTTTAGCTGGCCCCGTGCTCCCCATGTGGTCCTCTGGTCTTCCCCATGGGCTTTGTGTCCCCCCTCCTCACTCCTTTTCCAGCACCCCAATGTCTTAAAGCCCAGGCTCTTCTGCTTCTGACGGACATCCACCCCTCCTCCTTGGGCCAGATCTCTCTGCCCTCCCGGGCCACCATCCCCCACCTCATTGATGTCAGTGCAGTGGGTGCCATTGCCCTGCAGGCCAGGGGGGCAGGGCCCGCAGCGGTAGCCGGGGTACTCATACACTTCCATGCAGTCCACGCCTCGGAAGCAGGGGTTGGGGCTGCAGTGGGAACGCTGCTCATGGAAGCCTgacagaggggtggggggcaccatCAGAGCCACCTCAAGGTGGCCATTCACATCACCAGAAGTGGAGGCTGAAGCCTTGGGGTGGGGAGCACAGGGACGCCATCCAGAGCCTGCCCCACTCCCACTCACCGCACACCTGACACTCCATGATGGTGTTTCGGATCAGAGACATTTCCTTCACCTGGTAGATAGAATGGTGGGGGCTGTAGGCTCTTTGCCTCCACCAGCTCCCCAGGATCAGGGCCACCCTCCACTGGTGCACTCAAACCTGGTCTCGGATATCATCCCGCAGCTCCACCAGGATCTGGTTGAAGAGGGTGAGCTGGGTGACCAGCGCCTTGGTCTGCTCTCCTGTCAGAGCCCCAGGAGCAGAGAAGCTCAGACCTGGGTGACAGCCCTGGACCCCCTCTGGGGCAAGAAATCAattcctgcccctgctgcccaccccacTTTTAAACCCACCCAGCTCTTGGGCTAAGGATTTTGCTTCAGGCagcctttcctccctcccacttCCTCGACCTGCTCACCTAGGATGGACTGGAGCGCATTGGTCACTGTAGAGGAGAAAAGAGCATCAGAAGGCAGAcatgggaagagggggagggaacaGAGGCTGAGAGGTGTCTTGGAACAAGGCAGCACCAGCTCTCCCCCAAGGGTACAGACCCTCCAAGGGGTTGCCTGGGTCACAGCCCAGGTCCTCCTGGCTCCCAGGCCTGGGAGTGGCAGAAGGGATCCCAGGGAGAGGTgacccagggcagggccagggccccaGTCCACTCCATTTTCAACCCCCTCCCCTGCGCCAAGCTTCTGGGAGAAGTCGGCATTTTATTTAACTAAGAACCTCTGATCATCCTTATCAGAGAGACTAGGTGGATGGACAATGCTCAGAGGAACTGCTGGTAGGTGACAGCCACCGGCAAAGGCCGACCCAAGTTGCCCTCTGGGTCACCACAACCAAGCTAactccctcacccccacacaGGTTGCTTCAGGGTCCATTCTTCTCAGATGGGCCTGTTTTCTGAGCCACCCTAGTAGGTGTGCTGACCTGAACAGATGCCTGTTCTGACCCACACCTCCCTGGATGGCTGTGTCACTTGGAGATCATAGAGCCAGAGGTGAAGGAGATTGGGGGCCACAGGGTCAGAAGCCCCAGAAACCAGTGAGCCAAAGGAATGCGTTAAGGGGGATGTCAGGGAGATGAGAATTGACAAAGGTCAGAGGATGTGATCTGGGGTCCAGAAGGTTAGCTAACAGAAGTCTCCATGTTACCTGCACTGTGGATGGACTCGTCCCCCTGGAAGGGACACTCACTCAGGGCTCCCACCCGGGCCATGGACCCGCCCAGAATCATTTTCATAGATTCCACGAAGCCCTGGGGGGAGGACAGCAGCAGGGTAGGGTGGTAGACCCGCCAACACCTCCTTCCCACTGCTGCAAAATGTTTCCATTGAAGCTTGGGGCCCTCTCCCCGCTCACCTGCATCCTCAGATAAGCCTTCTGCCCAGTCCGAATCTCCAGCCCATCCACCTCTGCTGGGGGAATGGGGGCCATTCCAGGGAGGCCAGCATGCTGGTCTCCCAGCTTGCAGTCCACATAGAGCTGCAGGGCAGGGTTGGGTTGGGCCGGGCCTCGGAGACGCAGGAGAGCTGTGTGTGTCCGCCCGTCGGCCAGGCCTGCTTGCTGCAGGTTCACTGCGTGGACTTTGCCATCCTCCCGCTGGTACCGTACCAGCACTGCCCAGAAGGGGAGGTTAGTACAGATACTGTCTCCCAGCTAAGCCTTGGATCACCTCTTCCGGATAGCACACCCATCATCCCCTAGTCAGCTAGGTATCTCTCATCACCTTGTATGTGATAGGTGAGGAACAATAAATGTTCCTCAAATTGGTTCGAAGACTAGAACTTCCTTAGTCTTCAGTGACATCAGATCACTCTGTCCCTTGCTAGAGTGGCAGCTAGTTCTGTACCCACTGGACTGTGCCACAGATCTGAGAGATTATTGGGACACAGCAAtgtgcctctccctccccaaggCAGCCCCAAGTACAACATGCCTTCCCTACGAGTATCAGGCCTTGCTTTATTGCTGTGTACCTGGCCTTCTGAGGCACTTCCTAGGCACCCCATTCCAAGTGCCCCGTGGTGCCCAAGCACAGCCAGATGGGTCCATGCCCCACCCCTCAAGACCCCGAGGAGAATTAAGAGGGATATGGGAATGGAGGATGAGGGAAAGTGCTTGAGGGGATCACTGTGGCAGGAAAGGAGATGCGCACTAGTCACCTTTGTTAATTTTGCCCACAACAGAGGCCTCCAGCCATCTTGTGTTGTCTTGGCGAGAGTAGAGGCCAAAGAGGACACCACCCTGCTTGGGGGGCAGGCGGAAGGTGGACAGGAGGTAGATGTCCCCAGCAGTGAGCAGGGCTGCCCGGATCTTCTCCGCTACAGCTGTCATCTGCCGAGACTCGCCCACAGTCAGCAGGTCAATTACTAGCCAGGTCAGAGAGAGGGGTCAAATGCTAAATAAGGCCTGCCCTTTCTCCTGAACCCTGGGGGGTGGAGCATCCTTCATCAttacccccgcccccaccactaGGCAGCGTTAGTCACCTTCCTGAAATTCAACCCTTGCTGGCATCTAACTCAACTCGAGGAgcctgccttcccttcctggAGGTTGCCTACTGCCACCCTCTGGGAACCCGCAGGCCTGAGGCTCTCCTGGAAATACAGAAACAGCGCCCGGCACACTGGAGATGCCCCCAGCAGGTGGCGCAAGGGAGCTACTGTGCTGATCCCACGCAGAAGTAGCACCTGGTGCCCACAgggcagaaatggaaaagcactTTCTAGGCTGCTGGGTTTGGCTCATTCCACACCCAAatgcccctcctcccatcccgGGGGCTCAGCACATCCACTTTGGATAAGCAGAGCTGCCCACGGAGGACTCCAACTCTCCTCCTGTCTGCCTCTGTCCCACGGGAATGGAGGACCCAGCTCTTCTGCCTCCTGTGTCCTGGCCAATCTGTGGTTTCCCTTCCAGCCAGTAATGAATCTGTGCCTGTGTCATCTGTTTCAGCTACCTCTCCCACACCCACAGGCCCATCCCACAGCCAGACCTCCGGGAGAGCCCAGACCTCTcggtccccacccccaccttgtcCCAGGGCAGCCAGGAGCCCCCGGGATGAAGAATCCCACCTTTGCACTGACCTCCCagaccctggggtgcctggggatGCTCAGCCACCAACCCGGCAGAGCAGCCCTTGCACCCAGCTCCTGAGTCCTCTGCGCTGGCCTCGTGCTGACCCTGGCCAGCTCCTAATCACCCACTACCCTCTGGTGTTCACTCCTCCCCCTATGGCCAAAATTTCACCACCTCTTCCCCCTGTTCAATTTCAGGACTCTCTCCTTGCCCACATGTTTCCTGCTCCTAGGCTGAAGGCAAATGGAGCAGAGGCCAAGAGGGGTCTAAGATGATGGACGCTGGCTTACCCTGCAGGTCCTGACTGGCAGATGCGAAAGTGCAGAGGAGGAGAAGAGCCAGGGCCCCCCGAAGTTCCTGCGTCTCCATGCTGCTCAGCTGGCTCACTACCCCTGGCAGGCAGGCGGCTGGGAGGGGAAAAGGCTAGGCGGAGAGAGCAGGAGCGGGGGGCGGAGGGACTGGAAGGGGGAGCCGAAGGGGGGGCCAGCAggcggtggggggggtgggggcgaaaCAAAGAGCTGCCAATCAGCCTGGAGGCATCCCCAGCTCTGGGACTCAGGGGCACTGGGGAAGAGTCTGAAGgccttcctgcctcctgcctttcCCTAACGGTCCTCTCTCCCAGGTGCCTacctctctctcaccctcccgGCATGTCGCTGCTGGGGGCCACTACCGAACGCTACTGTTTTCTGTAAGTTACAGTTGGGGAAGACAAGAACCCCAGGCCGGGGCAGCGTCAGACAGTGGGCCTTATTCCACAGCTGGCAGGAAAGGATGCCAAGGGAGTGGTGGAAACCAGCTTGCTATCGTGCTCAGGGGATGCCCACATGGCTTGAAATTTGCTGCTCTGACGAAGCAAGTACTTTTTATTAAGGTGGGGGTCCTCCGACACATGCCTCTTTCCTAGGGAAACGTGGAGGCCTCCGCTAGGAACCGCAGGGCCAGTTGAACACAGTGGCCAGTGAAGAGGTTGGAAGGAAGGCCTCTGGAACGAGCAAAGGGCCAGCAGGGCCAAGAGGGAACCAGGGCGcaggccgggggccggggccggggccgggccgggaaCACAGGGGGCACTGGCGGGCAGGCCATGACCCGGATGAAGCGTAGGGGCGCCTCGGTTCCCGTCACCACGGCAACGGCCGcgagccccaccccctcccccacccaggccccagcccGACCCGgctccggccgccgccgcccctgtTTTGTTTCCATGGCGACAGGCGGCGCGGGGCCGGCTCCAAACATAACGCGCTGTGGAAAACATGCGGCTCGGGGGACCCCCCCGCGGCCCCTGCTCCGGGCCGAGCCCCGCGGGGCCTTGGCGCGGCCCAGGCCGCGTGCAGATCTGCGAGAGCCCCCAGAGCCGGCCCGGGCGCACAAGACCCGCCTCGCCGGGACCCGCCGCGCCCTCGGGGCTCCCGGCCTCGCCGCAGTCACGGCGCTCAGCCTCCGCGAGGAGGGCCCGGCCGACAACCCTTCCCCCCTTCGGGAGCCGCCTCTGGTGCCGGCGGCGGCCGCCCTCCCCCGAAGCCCTCGGCTCCGCCCCGTGCAGCCCcgccccgcgcagccccgccccgcctcggggctccctcctgcccccgcccccggcgacCCTCTGGgcgcggcgggggggcggggccgcgcgggggcGGGCGGAAGCGCCGGGGGAGGTGCTTCCGGGCCAGAGGGCGGGCAAGATGGCGGCGCCCATGGAGCTGTACTGCTGGTCGGGGGGCTGGGGGCTACCGTCAGTGGACCTGGACAGCCTGGCCGTGCTGGTGAGGGGTGGCGCCGTTGTCCTGTGCTGCGCCCTGGAGGACTGGGGAGGGACTCGAACTGACCGGTCGTCCGAATTTTGCCAGGGCGCCTCAGCACGGGCGcactgggggaaactgaggcaatcAAAGGCTGTGCCCGGCCGATAGGGGCTCAACGCCCTATGGCTTAACAGCCCGGGTTTTGTGCAGCCAGAGCAAGAGGTCTGGTCGGGGGTTCAGGAAATAGGTCTTAGTCCTTGCTCGTCCATTGTTcatttactggctgtgtgaccttggagcgATCCCTTGTGGTCTCTGAGCCGTTTCTCCATCGAGAGCTTTACTGAGTCCGGACGATCTCAGGGTTCTCAGGCTTGGCATTCCTGTCTTCTCaggctcccttttctccttctccccccgcCTCACTAAACAGCATTTGCTGAGATTTATTGAACCAAGAAGCTCACCAGCACATTCTGTGGAaagagctttggagtcagactagTTCACTTCATTCGTTTACTCACTCCTTCATTTAATAAGCACTTGTTGGGCCTCTTCCAAATACCACACTTGGGCACgcaaagatgaataagacttAGCTCCTACCCTGTAGTTATTTGCAGAGAGGCAGACACGTTAGCAAACGCGCCTACTGTGTAATGTGTTCTGATGCTAAGCTTTAAGTAGGAACAGGCCACAGAGACTCCCAAAGAAGGACACAGTCAGTGCTCCTGAGAAAAGGGATGTACGAGAGTTAGGAAGAAGTTGGGAGGCTCTGCGTACATCAGGGAGATGGCAGCAGAGGAGATGGGGGAAGGCTCTTTCTGGCAGACCTGACATTAGAGACAGGTCCATGGTTTCTCTGAGCCTGTGTTGCCCATGGTGAAACAGCTGATGTCCACCTCTTTTGTGAGGCAAGTACTAAGCGTAGCACAGAAGGAATTCAGTGAGTGTTATTTCTCTTGTTGATTCCCCTGTGGGGgcctgtctgccttctgcttccttccctgCAGACCTATGCCAGGTTTACTGGCGCCCCTCTCAAGGTGCACAAGATTACCAACCCCTGGCAAAGCCCTTCAGGTACCCTATGCTCCcgggggggtgaggggagctgAGCAGGAGACGGGCAGGAATATGCTGCACGTTCATATGGACAGGCAGCTGAGGGTCTGGTGGGCCTCCTGTCTTCTCAATGTCAGGAACTCTGCCTGCCCTTCGGACCAGTCATGGAGAGGTCATCTCGGTACCACACAAGATCATCACCCACCTTCGAAAAGaggtaggtggctcagtgggtaggaGGGCTGCCAGTGAGAGGAGTTCAGTCATTTCAGCACAACACACGTTTATTGATAAAGCTGAGCTGGATGCAGGTGACCCAGAACTTCAAGGAGAACCTAGTCCGATGGGAGAGGCACACACAGTGCTGCTGGCCAGGTGTTCAGCTGGGGCACTGGGGAGGCCTCTGGAAGCTCAGTGCCTTTtgcctgctgggcagggaggggtgagTGGGCAGATGACatagggaaggggaaggagggcagaggacaaCATCAGCTCAAATGAGGCCCCCAGAGGTGGCTCCTGTCCTCTCAGGGACCGAGTTAGGCTGAGTTATGGGGCTCAGGATGGGCAAGACATAGAGCCAGCATGGGGACATTGAGAAAGTTATTACAGGACGAACAGGGGCACCTTGcctgtatgatcttgggcaagtcccttcacCTCTCAGGGATGTAAGTTCCTTGTTTGTAGAGCGAGGGGGCTTAGTTAGGGCTCCTCTTTCACCAGAATACTAGTCAGATAGGGCctcttcttcatttctgcttTCCCAAACGTGAAGGACTCGAGGATTCAGTATAGGCTTGGGAGGCATGGAGGGAAAGGACCCAGGTAGAAGGCAGAGCTCCTGGCAGGGACAGGACCTCTGCCTTGACTCTTTATGTCTGGGCACAGCCTTTCTGGTTTCCAGTTTTCTCCTAACACAGCCACAGTGAGAGAAGATTCCACagggaagaaacaggctcagagagatggttttctttttcttttttctttttttaatatttatttatttgtgagagacacacacacacagagagagagagaggcagaaacataggcagagggagaagcaggcttcatgcagggagcccaatgtgggactccatcccagatcccgggatcacgccctgagccagaggcagacgctcaaccattgagctactcaggcgtcccGAGAGATGGTTTTCTAAGGATCATGTTCCAGAGGTTATGTGGGGACAGACCTTCCTCAGGATGTGGAGAAGGTTGCTGGAGACCAGACGCTGGAGCCTACCAAGGCGTGGCAGACTGAGACTTGGGGTACGGTCAGACCGTGTGTGGTGGCGGCACAGAAGAAATAGCCAAGTCCTGGGCTTTGAGAGAACCCGCAGGGGGGCCCGGGCATGGGGATGGCGTCCCCTAGTTCTGAGGGCCACACTGCATCTGAGCTCGACTCTGCCAGCCGTGTGATATACAGACAGGGGAAGTCCCTGTTAGAAAGTGGCTGTCAGCAGGCGTGCTGCCAGCTTTCCGTGGAGGCTCCGGGAGCTGCTCCTGGTTTGTGGCTGGGCCTTCCTCCCTCCCGGCAGTGGGCACCCGACCTTGATGGCCAGCAGGCTCCAAGGCCCAGGCTTTCCGCCAACAGCAACAGGCTGCAGTATGGGCCCAGGCAGGGGGGCCTCAGTGGGAGAAGTGCTTGTTCTGCCTCTGCTATATTCAGAGGCCAAGAGGGTGGTGCTGGACAGGATGCCTCTCTCCTTGGGGAAGTGCCCCCTGGAGCCTCCTCGTGTCCACCTCATAGACGTCTCCTCCACAGAAGTACAATGCAGATTATGATCTGTCGGCCCGGCAAGGGGCAGACACATTGGCCTTCATGTCTCTGCTGGAGGAGAAGCTGCTCCCGGTGCTGGTGAGTGAGTGCGCCTGGACCTCCAGTGGCTGTGGctggtggggggcggtgggggagtCAGCGACACCCACGAAGGCCTCCCTAAGGCAGGTGCACTGGCTCAGACCTGCTTCATCCTTCCTACTGCCCGATCCAGATACATACTTTTTGGGTAGACACCAAGAACTATGTGGAAGTGACCCGGAAGTGGTACGCGGAGGCTATACCCTTTCCCCTGAACTTCTTCCTTCCCGGCCGCATGCAGCGGCAGTTCATGGAGCGGCTGCAGCTGCTGTGCGGGGAGCACAGCCCAGAGAATGAGGAAGAGCTGGAGAAGGAGGTACCTCTGGGGCAGGGGGCTCCGTAGGAGAGGAGCCCCAAAGATGATGGTCAagagtggggatgcctgggatgGGAGGTAGCTCTGTTCCCACAGCCACAAGCCTGCCTCATGTCCTCCCTACAGCTATACCAAGAGGCCCGGGAATGCCTGACCCTGCTCTCTCAGCGCCTGGGCTCTCAGAAGTTCTTCTTTGGAGATGCGTGAGTCTGTCTTCAGGGCAAATATACGTGGTTTGGGAGAAGATACGGGTTCATATGTTGCCACAGGGACTGGGGTGGCTCAGGCGCTGGACGAGAGGTCCTCGGTACAGACCCTGGGCCTGATGACagtggggctgtgtgtgtgtggggtgggagggccGCCAGGCACAGGAGGGGCTTGCAGGGCGGTGGGGCACTCAATGGGCCCTTTATGCAGcctcaggatagagtcccattCAGGGCCAAGCTGGCGCCACCTGGGGAGCTCTCACCACACCAGGCCCAGAACTGGGTGTCTTCTCCTCCCCCGGGGGCCCTCTGCTGCCAGAGCCCACCTCCTGGGCTTGCTTTTCCTCTAATGCTCTCCtcgccccttctctctctgctccagccctgcctccctggaTGCCTTTGTCTTTGGCTATCTGGCCCTGCTGCTGCAGGCCAAGCTGCCCAGTGGAAAGCTGCAAGCCCACCTGCGGGGGCTGCAGAACCTCTGTGCGTACTGCACACACATCCTCAGCCTCTACTTCCCCTGGGATGGAGGTAAGGGGCAGACAGGTGAAAGGGTAGGCACGAGCCCTGGGGAGGGTGGGCGGGGGTCTAGGATGTAGCCTTcctgcccaccttccttccttgttcCTCAGCTGACGTGCCACTCGCACGCCAGACACCAGTGGGCCCAGAGACGGAGGAGGAACCATACCGGCGCCGGAACCAGATCCTGTCTGTGCTGGCAGGACTGGCAGCCATGGTGGGCTACGCCTTGCTCAGTGGCATTGTCTCCATCCAGCGGGCCACACCTGCTCGGGCCCCTAGCACACAGTCCTTGAGCATAGCTGAGGAGGATGAAGACGAATGACTTGTCCTCATGCTCTCAGGACTGAGTTTTCTACTCTCGTACATTCCAGAGGCCCCTGTGTTTCCCTGTTGTTGGTACGGCTGGAAGTGAGCTGCTGCTCCCATAATAAACCTGTCCACGCTGACTGGAATCAAACATTCTCTTCTTTAAGGGGCCACCATGTCTCCTAGGTGGGGTGCAGGGGGTCATCAGGGGACCTGAGCAGGCCTGCTGGCACCCAGCTTCCCTAGCTGCCTGTGCCCTTGTACCATCCCTGCTGCTGCTCAGCCCAGGAGAGGCACCCAGCTCCCCATTGGGGCCTGGTCTTCCTAATCTGCGTTCCttagccacccccacccctagctTGTGTTTGTACAGACGGTGAGCTcaccctgggcctgggcccagtTTCCATGGGAGCGAGCACATagcacacactcacacagctTGGGGGTAGGGCTACTGGGGCTTCCCTGCCCTCTCCCAAGGAGCCTCTAGCCCTCCGGCCTGCCCCCccagcatgagctgggggagagtgAGTCACCCAAACCACTGCTCCCGGGCTTACATCACCTATGTTCACCCCAGCCCTCCTAGGTCCTCTTTAGCCACAGACAGCATG
Protein-coding regions in this window:
- the THBS3 gene encoding thrombospondin-3 isoform X1 translates to METQELRGALALLLLCTFASASQDLQVIDLLTVGESRQMTAVAEKIRAALLTAGDIYLLSTFRLPPKQGGVLFGLYSRQDNTRWLEASVVGKINKVLVRYQREDGKVHAVNLQQAGLADGRTHTALLRLRGPAQPNPALQLYVDCKLGDQHAGLPGMAPIPPAEVDGLEIRTGQKAYLRMQGFVESMKMILGGSMARVGALSECPFQGDESIHSAVTNALQSILGEQTKALVTQLTLFNQILVELRDDIRDQVKEMSLIRNTIMECQVCGFHEQRSHCSPNPCFRGVDCMEVYEYPGYRCGPCPPGLQGNGTHCTDINECAHADPCFPGVSCINTMPGFHCEACPRGYKGTRVSGVGIDYARASKQVCNDVDECNDGNNGGCDPNSICTNTVGSFKCGPCRLGFLGNQSQGCFPARTCHSPAHSPCHVHAHCLFERNGAVSCSCNVGWAGNGNVCGTDTDIDGYPDQALPCMDNNKHCKQDNCLLTPNSGQEDADNDGVGDQCDDDADGDGIKNVEDNCRLFPNKDQQNSDTDSFGDACDNCPNVPNNDQKDTDGNGEGDACDNDVDGDGIPNGLDNCPKVPNPLQTDRDEDGVGDACDSCPEMSNPTQTDADSDLVGDVCDTNEDSDGDGHQDTKDNCPQLPNSSQLDSDNDGLGDECDGDDDNDGVPDYVPPGPDNCRLVPNPNQKDSDGNGVGDVCEDDFDNDAVVDPLDVCPESAEVTLTDFRAYQTVVLDPEGDAQIDPNWVVLNQGMEIVQTMNSDPGLAVGYTAFNGVDFEGTFHVNTVTDDDYAGFLFSYQDSGRFYVVMWKQTEQTYWQATPFRAVAQPGLQLKAVTSVSGPGEHLRNALWHTGHTPDQVRLLWTDPRNVGWRDKTSYRWQLLHRPQVGYIRVKLYEGPQLVADSGVIIDTAMRGGRLGVFCFSQENIIWSNLQYRCNDTVPEDFEPFRRQLLQERV
- the THBS3 gene encoding thrombospondin-3 isoform X2 — its product is MPARVEFQEVIDLLTVGESRQMTAVAEKIRAALLTAGDIYLLSTFRLPPKQGGVLFGLYSRQDNTRWLEASVVGKINKVLVRYQREDGKVHAVNLQQAGLADGRTHTALLRLRGPAQPNPALQLYVDCKLGDQHAGLPGMAPIPPAEVDGLEIRTGQKAYLRMQGFVESMKMILGGSMARVGALSECPFQGDESIHSAVTNALQSILGEQTKALVTQLTLFNQILVELRDDIRDQVKEMSLIRNTIMECQVCGFHEQRSHCSPNPCFRGVDCMEVYEYPGYRCGPCPPGLQGNGTHCTDINECAHADPCFPGVSCINTMPGFHCEACPRGYKGTRVSGVGIDYARASKQVCNDVDECNDGNNGGCDPNSICTNTVGSFKCGPCRLGFLGNQSQGCFPARTCHSPAHSPCHVHAHCLFERNGAVSCSCNVGWAGNGNVCGTDTDIDGYPDQALPCMDNNKHCKQDNCLLTPNSGQEDADNDGVGDQCDDDADGDGIKNVEDNCRLFPNKDQQNSDTDSFGDACDNCPNVPNNDQKDTDGNGEGDACDNDVDGDGIPNGLDNCPKVPNPLQTDRDEDGVGDACDSCPEMSNPTQTDADSDLVGDVCDTNEDSDGDGHQDTKDNCPQLPNSSQLDSDNDGLGDECDGDDDNDGVPDYVPPGPDNCRLVPNPNQKDSDGNGVGDVCEDDFDNDAVVDPLDVCPESAEVTLTDFRAYQTVVLDPEGDAQIDPNWVVLNQGMEIVQTMNSDPGLAVGYTAFNGVDFEGTFHVNTVTDDDYAGFLFSYQDSGRFYVVMWKQTEQTYWQATPFRAVAQPGLQLKAVTSVSGPGEHLRNALWHTGHTPDQVRLLWTDPRNVGWRDKTSYRWQLLHRPQVGYIRVKLYEGPQLVADSGVIIDTAMRGGRLGVFCFSQENIIWSNLQYRCNDTVPEDFEPFRRQLLQERV